One part of the Streptomyces ferrugineus genome encodes these proteins:
- a CDS encoding ABC transporter ATP-binding protein codes for MGSEDSRAEAVVRLDGVRKEYGETTALAGVSLRIRAGEAVAVMGPSGCGKSTLLNMIAGLDRPTDGTVVVHGENVGELSEKGLALYRRRRIGMIFQFFNLIDDLSALDNVALAAQLTGTPARQARRRALELFDELGIADRRRAYPAVLSGGERQRVAVARALMNRPALLLADEPTGALDSRSGEQVMDLLLDLNQIGQTLVLVTHDEHLARRCASRLVEFADGRVTGEHTLEPSA; via the coding sequence ATGGGCAGTGAGGACAGCAGGGCAGAGGCCGTCGTACGACTCGACGGCGTGCGCAAGGAGTACGGCGAGACGACCGCGTTGGCCGGTGTGTCGCTTCGGATCCGGGCCGGGGAGGCGGTCGCGGTGATGGGGCCGTCGGGGTGCGGGAAGTCCACGCTCCTGAACATGATCGCCGGCCTCGACCGGCCGACGGACGGCACGGTCGTCGTGCACGGGGAGAACGTGGGGGAGCTGAGCGAGAAGGGGCTCGCCCTGTACCGGCGGCGCCGGATCGGCATGATCTTCCAGTTCTTCAACCTGATCGACGACCTGTCGGCCCTCGACAACGTGGCGCTGGCCGCTCAGCTCACCGGCACCCCGGCCCGGCAGGCCCGCCGCCGGGCCCTGGAGCTCTTCGACGAGCTCGGCATCGCCGACCGGCGACGCGCCTACCCGGCCGTGCTCAGCGGCGGCGAGCGCCAACGCGTCGCCGTGGCCAGGGCGTTGATGAACCGCCCCGCCCTGCTGCTGGCCGACGAGCCGACCGGCGCCCTGGACAGCCGCTCCGGGGAGCAGGTGATGGACCTGCTGCTCGACCTCAACCAGATCGGCCAGACCCTGGTCCTGGTCACCCACGACGAGCATCTGGCCCGGCGCTGCGCCAGCCGCCTCGTCGAGTTCGCCGACGGCCGGGTCACCGGCGAGCACACCCTGGAGCCGTCCGCATGA
- a CDS encoding sensor histidine kinase: MQDLHLRADALAVIVCQGEPMGDWEAGWVTAAVAGAAVLVLTVALLRTRRRWRDAVGERGWLLERERESAARVAVTAERDRIARELHDIVSHTVSLMVVQAGAAREVLGTMPDEASTALRAVEDAGRGAMTDLRHLLGLLAPSANGEDDGTDVPQDGPAADLAPQPGLDRLGQLVDRVSFAGLPVEVRVSGEPRPLPQGIDVTAYRIVQEALTNALRHGDGGKAEVTVRYAEHALRVEVLNTGPSVLTGTAPRQPRLREGTGRGLLGLRERVAVYGGDLDARRRLGGGYRVRARIPLDRP; encoded by the coding sequence ATGCAGGACCTGCATCTCCGGGCCGATGCGCTCGCGGTGATCGTCTGCCAGGGTGAACCCATGGGGGACTGGGAAGCGGGCTGGGTCACGGCGGCGGTCGCGGGTGCGGCCGTACTGGTGCTGACCGTCGCGCTGCTGCGGACGCGGCGCCGCTGGCGGGACGCCGTCGGGGAGCGCGGCTGGCTGCTGGAGCGGGAGCGGGAGAGCGCGGCCCGGGTGGCGGTCACGGCCGAACGCGACCGGATCGCCCGCGAGTTGCACGACATCGTCAGCCACACCGTGAGCCTCATGGTGGTCCAGGCCGGCGCCGCCCGCGAGGTCCTGGGCACGATGCCGGACGAGGCCTCGACGGCGCTGCGGGCGGTGGAGGACGCGGGGCGGGGCGCGATGACGGACCTGCGGCATCTGCTGGGGCTGCTGGCCCCGTCGGCGAACGGCGAGGACGACGGCACGGACGTCCCGCAGGACGGTCCTGCCGCCGACCTCGCCCCGCAGCCCGGCCTGGACCGGCTCGGCCAACTCGTCGACCGCGTCTCCTTCGCGGGCCTGCCGGTCGAGGTCCGCGTCTCCGGCGAGCCCCGCCCGCTCCCGCAGGGCATCGACGTGACGGCGTACCGCATCGTCCAGGAGGCGCTCACCAACGCGCTCCGGCACGGCGACGGGGGCAAGGCCGAGGTCACCGTGCGGTACGCGGAGCACGCGCTGCGGGTGGAGGTGCTGAACACCGGCCCGAGCGTGCTGACCGGCACGGCACCGAGGCAGCCGCGGCTCCGGGAGGGCACCGGGCGCGGCCTGCTGGGGCTGCGGGAGCGGGTCGCGGTGTACGGCGGTGACCTGGACGCCCGACGGCGGCTCGGCGGCGGCTACCGCGTGCGGGCCCGTATCCCCCTGGACCGCCCGTGA
- a CDS encoding isocitrate lyase/PEP mutase family protein, which yields MTESTRNPFAQLHHGDEPLLLPNAWDHASARALAAQGFRAIGTTSLGVAAAVGLPDGASATRDDTLRLAFALGSGPCLLTVDAEDGYSDDPEEVGEFARELAAVGAVGINLEDRLGPPALHAAKISAVKAAAPGLFVNARTDTYWLGGGEADTKDRLDVYQQAGADGVFVPGVTEPRQIADLVKHLDVPLNVLYTPVGPTVPGLAGLGVRRISLGSLLYRRALGAAVEAMGEIREGRTPGGAVPSYGEVDALSRRSDLTHGDEA from the coding sequence ATGACGGAATCCACCCGCAACCCGTTCGCCCAGCTCCATCACGGCGACGAACCCCTGCTCCTCCCCAACGCCTGGGACCACGCCTCGGCGCGGGCGCTCGCCGCTCAGGGGTTCCGCGCGATCGGCACGACCAGCCTCGGGGTCGCGGCGGCCGTCGGCCTGCCCGACGGGGCGTCGGCCACCCGCGACGACACCCTCCGCCTCGCCTTCGCCCTCGGCTCGGGACCGTGCCTCCTGACCGTCGACGCGGAGGACGGCTACAGCGACGACCCCGAGGAGGTGGGGGAGTTCGCCCGGGAGCTGGCGGCCGTGGGAGCCGTCGGCATCAATCTGGAGGACCGTCTCGGCCCGCCCGCGCTGCACGCCGCGAAGATCTCCGCCGTCAAGGCCGCCGCCCCGGGCCTCTTCGTCAACGCCCGCACCGACACGTACTGGCTGGGCGGCGGGGAGGCGGACACGAAGGACCGCCTCGACGTCTATCAGCAGGCGGGCGCGGACGGGGTGTTCGTGCCGGGGGTCACCGAACCTCGCCAGATCGCCGACCTGGTGAAACACCTCGACGTCCCCCTCAACGTCCTCTACACCCCGGTCGGCCCCACCGTCCCCGGGCTCGCCGGCCTCGGCGTCCGCCGCATCAGCCTCGGCTCGCTGCTCTACCGGCGGGCACTGGGTGCGGCGGTGGAGGCCATGGGGGAGATCCGGGAGGGCCGGACGCCGGGCGGGGCCGTGCCTTCGTACGGCGAGGTGGACGCGCTGAGCCGGCGAAGCGACCTGACTCACGGCGACGAGGCGTAG
- a CDS encoding alpha/beta fold hydrolase, giving the protein MSAKGPGAQMIRARSVVVDGARMACWESGPADGEPVLLLHGYPADHRCWRHQIPALARRYRVIAPDLLGWGESERPLHLRFDYDTEVARVGRLLDALGIDAVNLFGHDYGGFLALGLTQAHPDRVRRLAILNSRAQSSFVPRWYAVFGLLTLAGRTPGLRALAARLPLAGLHRRSLGVLVRGGHFDEELLDSHVDWMDTPEGRRWLVHFFGDYRVPARPELRRRLGDIRCPTAIVWGRGDTYLSSSIAVELAERVPHAELTMFDDAGHWVMDQCPAHVTVALERLLAREP; this is encoded by the coding sequence ATGAGTGCGAAAGGCCCCGGTGCACAGATGATCCGGGCTCGGTCGGTCGTGGTGGACGGTGCCCGCATGGCGTGCTGGGAATCGGGGCCCGCCGACGGCGAGCCGGTGCTGCTCCTGCACGGCTACCCGGCCGACCACCGCTGCTGGCGCCATCAGATCCCGGCACTGGCGCGCCGGTACCGGGTGATCGCGCCGGACCTCCTCGGCTGGGGAGAGTCCGAACGACCGCTGCACCTGCGGTTCGACTACGACACCGAGGTCGCCCGCGTCGGCCGGCTGCTCGACGCCCTCGGCATCGACGCCGTGAACCTGTTCGGGCACGACTACGGCGGTTTCCTAGCGCTCGGCCTCACCCAGGCCCACCCCGACCGGGTACGACGGCTGGCCATCCTCAACAGCCGCGCCCAGTCCTCCTTCGTGCCCCGCTGGTACGCCGTCTTCGGCCTGCTCACCCTGGCCGGGCGCACCCCCGGGCTCCGGGCGCTGGCGGCACGGCTCCCCCTCGCCGGTCTGCACCGCCGTTCGCTCGGGGTGCTGGTACGCGGCGGCCACTTCGACGAAGAGCTCCTGGACAGCCATGTCGACTGGATGGACACGCCCGAGGGCCGGCGCTGGCTGGTCCACTTCTTCGGCGACTACCGCGTGCCGGCCCGGCCCGAGCTGCGTCGGCGGCTCGGCGACATCCGATGCCCCACCGCGATCGTGTGGGGCCGCGGGGACACCTACCTCAGCTCGTCGATCGCCGTCGAACTCGCCGAGCGCGTTCCGCACGCCGAACTGACGATGTTCGACGACGCGGGCCACTGGGTGATGGACCAGTGCCCGGCCCACGTCACCGTGGCACTGGAGCGGCTGCTCGCCCGGGAGCCGTGA
- a CDS encoding TetR-like C-terminal domain-containing protein, with amino-acid sequence MARAGLTADRLAAAAAELADEVGFDQVSLSALARRFGVKDASLYSHVRNLQDLRTRVALLAGGEMIDRIAAAVAGRAGKDALVAFADAYRAYALQHPGRYAATQIRIDPSLVADSPAMRRTAEITYGMLRAYGLDEPDLTDAVRLLRSTFHGYCSLESTGAFGAPRGVSESWERAVDALHVALANWPREERDRRPARLSP; translated from the coding sequence ATGGCCCGCGCAGGACTCACCGCCGACCGCCTGGCCGCGGCGGCGGCCGAGCTGGCCGACGAGGTCGGGTTCGACCAGGTCAGCCTCTCCGCGCTGGCCCGGCGGTTCGGGGTGAAGGACGCGAGCCTGTACTCGCACGTCAGGAACCTTCAGGACCTGCGGACGCGGGTGGCGCTGCTGGCCGGTGGCGAGATGATCGACCGGATCGCCGCGGCGGTGGCGGGACGTGCCGGCAAGGACGCGCTCGTGGCGTTCGCGGACGCGTATCGCGCGTACGCGCTCCAGCACCCGGGGCGTTACGCGGCGACCCAGATCCGCATCGACCCGAGCCTCGTCGCCGACTCCCCCGCCATGCGCCGCACCGCCGAGATCACCTACGGCATGCTCCGCGCCTACGGCCTCGACGAACCCGACCTGACCGACGCCGTCCGCCTGCTGCGCAGCACCTTCCACGGCTACTGCTCCCTGGAGTCCACCGGCGCCTTCGGCGCCCCCCGCGGCGTAAGCGAGTCATGGGAGCGCGCTGTCGACGCCCTGCACGTGGCGCTCGCGAACTGGCCGCGCGAGGAGCGGGACCGGCGCCCAGCCCGGTTGTCACCCTGA
- a CDS encoding ABC transporter permease encodes MRAVWRTARAAVRRRRLQTLVIALVTLTSTVAMVVALGLLDAASAPFDKAFGKQRGPHVVAVFDPARVSDARLAEAARHPGVAAAAGPYAQATVELPDSTLHFGLGAEITVVGRADPGGPVDRLDLWAGRWATRPGEVVLNRQSDWTADDLGKRLPMPSGGPDLTVVGFAFDLSRTADAWVAPEQIGALRPTATQMLFRFPDASSDDRLGAQLDTVTEALPAQALTASRSYLTLKHQVSSSARAYTPYLMAFGVLGIAVAVLIIANVVSGAVISGLRHIGVLKALGFTPGQVVAVYLTMISVPAVAGCVLGTVVGNLIARPFFEFVFMGPDAGVLHDSVSVAAWVNAVTLLGMPAVCLLAALAPALRAHRMSAARAISAGSAPRAGRALGIQRRLAGSRLPRSVSLGMGLPFARPGRSALTLAAVVLGVTTVTFATGLATTMNRFGNAGRDAYQVTVYASHFKNGKEIQPEHDDPELQSLLGRLPGARAITARASVDVRLAGSAHPVILEGRRGDRLGLGGVLTDGRWMRASGEIVAGSAFLRQNGVRVGDRVRLEKGGRSERVLVVGEFMESNARVVAADWPTLTALAPDEKPIAYHVALRAGTDPAAYARAARAADAGITPDVRGANTITQTIVGSASALTLMLAAVASLGVFNTVVLNTRDRRRDLGMLKSIGMTPRQVTAMTVTSMAVLGAIGSLLGIPLGVAGYELVMPRMAGAVDISLPPYMTDVWRAPALAGLALAGLAIAVLGAFVPARRAGRLTIAEVLRSE; translated from the coding sequence ATGAGGGCCGTATGGCGCACCGCCCGCGCGGCGGTACGGCGGCGCAGGCTGCAGACCCTCGTCATCGCGCTGGTCACCCTGACCTCGACCGTGGCCATGGTGGTGGCCCTCGGCCTGCTCGACGCGGCCTCCGCGCCCTTCGACAAGGCCTTCGGCAAGCAGCGCGGACCGCATGTGGTCGCCGTGTTCGACCCGGCGAGGGTCTCCGACGCGCGGTTGGCCGAGGCGGCCCGGCACCCCGGCGTCGCGGCCGCCGCCGGTCCCTACGCGCAGGCCACGGTCGAACTCCCGGACAGCACCCTGCACTTCGGCCTCGGCGCCGAGATCACCGTCGTCGGCCGCGCCGACCCCGGCGGCCCCGTCGACCGGCTCGACCTGTGGGCGGGCCGCTGGGCGACCCGGCCCGGCGAGGTCGTGCTGAACCGGCAGTCCGACTGGACGGCGGACGACCTCGGCAAGCGGCTCCCGATGCCCTCGGGCGGCCCTGACCTCACCGTCGTCGGGTTCGCCTTCGACCTGAGCCGCACCGCGGACGCCTGGGTCGCGCCCGAGCAGATCGGCGCCCTGCGTCCGACGGCCACCCAGATGCTGTTCCGCTTCCCGGACGCGTCCTCGGACGACCGGCTCGGCGCACAGCTCGACACGGTCACCGAGGCGCTCCCCGCTCAGGCGCTCACCGCCTCCCGGTCGTATCTCACCCTCAAGCACCAGGTGAGCAGCTCGGCCCGGGCCTACACCCCGTATCTGATGGCCTTCGGCGTCCTCGGCATCGCGGTCGCGGTGCTCATCATCGCCAACGTGGTCAGCGGGGCCGTGATCTCCGGGCTCCGGCACATCGGTGTGCTCAAGGCGCTCGGCTTCACGCCGGGGCAGGTGGTCGCCGTCTACCTCACGATGATCTCCGTGCCGGCGGTGGCCGGGTGCGTGCTCGGCACGGTCGTCGGCAACCTGATCGCGCGCCCCTTCTTCGAGTTCGTGTTCATGGGGCCCGACGCCGGAGTGCTGCACGACAGTGTCTCCGTCGCCGCGTGGGTGAACGCCGTCACCCTGCTCGGCATGCCCGCTGTCTGCCTCCTCGCCGCGCTCGCCCCCGCACTGCGCGCCCACCGGATGTCGGCGGCACGGGCGATCAGCGCGGGCAGCGCCCCACGCGCCGGCCGCGCCCTGGGCATCCAGCGCCGGCTGGCCGGCAGCAGGCTGCCGCGCTCGGTGAGCCTCGGTATGGGCCTGCCGTTCGCCCGGCCCGGACGCAGCGCGCTGACGCTGGCCGCCGTGGTTCTCGGCGTGACCACGGTGACGTTCGCGACCGGCCTGGCGACGACCATGAACCGCTTCGGCAACGCCGGCCGCGACGCCTACCAGGTGACCGTGTACGCCTCCCACTTCAAGAACGGCAAGGAGATCCAGCCGGAGCACGACGACCCCGAACTCCAGTCGCTGCTGGGGCGGTTGCCGGGTGCGAGGGCGATCACGGCCCGGGCTTCGGTCGACGTACGCCTGGCGGGCTCCGCGCATCCGGTGATCCTGGAGGGCCGCCGCGGCGACCGGCTCGGTCTGGGCGGTGTGCTCACCGACGGCCGGTGGATGCGCGCGAGCGGCGAGATCGTGGCAGGTTCGGCCTTCCTGCGACAGAACGGCGTACGGGTCGGCGACCGGGTGCGCCTGGAGAAGGGCGGGCGCTCCGAACGGGTCCTGGTCGTGGGGGAGTTCATGGAGAGCAACGCCCGGGTCGTGGCCGCCGACTGGCCGACGCTGACGGCGCTGGCGCCGGACGAGAAGCCCATCGCCTACCACGTCGCACTGCGCGCCGGCACCGACCCGGCCGCCTACGCCCGCGCGGCCCGCGCCGCCGACGCGGGGATCACACCGGATGTGCGGGGCGCCAACACCATCACGCAGACCATCGTCGGATCGGCCTCCGCCCTCACCCTGATGCTCGCCGCGGTCGCCTCCCTCGGCGTCTTCAACACGGTCGTCCTCAACACCCGTGACCGCAGGCGGGACCTGGGCATGCTGAAGTCGATCGGCATGACGCCGCGCCAGGTCACGGCGATGACGGTGACGTCGATGGCCGTGCTCGGCGCGATCGGTTCCCTGCTCGGCATCCCGCTGGGCGTGGCCGGCTACGAGCTGGTGATGCCGCGCATGGCGGGCGCCGTGGACATCTCCCTGCCGCCGTACATGACGGACGTGTGGCGGGCCCCCGCCCTGGCCGGGCTCGCCCTCGCGGGGCTGGCCATCGCGGTGCTCGGGGCGTTCGTACCGGCGCGCAGGGCGGGGCGGCTGACGATCGCGGAGGTGTTGCGGAGCGAGTGA
- a CDS encoding response regulator has translation MTEPAPRVLIADDQTLIRTGFRLILTVRGIEVVGEAADGVAAVAMARELAPDVVLMDIRMPNMDGLDATRRILQQSPDCRVLMLTTFDLDRYVYTALSIGASGFLLKDVTPEHLAAAVRLVGTGDALLAPAITRRLVERFAKDPADRPPTVPADLAALTPRELEVLTLLGRGLSNTELAAHLTLSEATVKSHVARIFAKLSLRDRAQAVVLAYETGLVRAGEGGGH, from the coding sequence GTGACCGAACCGGCTCCCCGCGTCCTGATCGCCGACGACCAGACGCTGATCCGCACCGGATTCCGGCTGATCCTGACCGTGCGCGGCATCGAGGTGGTCGGCGAGGCGGCGGACGGCGTGGCGGCGGTGGCGATGGCGCGCGAACTCGCCCCGGACGTCGTGCTGATGGACATCCGCATGCCGAACATGGACGGCCTGGACGCCACCCGGCGCATCCTCCAGCAGAGCCCGGACTGCCGGGTGTTGATGCTGACGACCTTCGACCTGGACCGCTATGTCTACACCGCCCTGTCGATCGGGGCGAGCGGCTTCCTCCTCAAGGACGTCACGCCCGAGCACCTGGCGGCGGCCGTACGCCTGGTCGGCACCGGCGACGCGCTGCTGGCCCCCGCCATCACCCGCCGCCTGGTGGAACGCTTCGCCAAGGACCCCGCCGACCGTCCGCCCACGGTCCCCGCCGACCTGGCGGCCCTGACGCCCCGCGAGCTGGAGGTCCTGACCCTCCTGGGCCGGGGCCTGTCCAACACGGAACTCGCCGCCCACCTCACCCTGAGCGAGGCCACGGTGAAGTCCCACGTGGCCCGCATCTTCGCCAAGCTGTCCCTCCGGGACCGCGCCCAGGCCGTCGTGCTGGCGTATGAGACGGGGTTGGTACGGGCGGGCGAAGGCGGGGGGCACTAG